One Mycolicibacterium pulveris genomic region harbors:
- a CDS encoding NUDIX hydrolase, translating to MSDGEQAKPRRRRRRRRGRRAAGPPDAISPAADITPVRHNNTGLPQGQQQPNGQRKAQKSRPRRPPDRLRTVHETSAGGLVIDGIDGPKELQVAALIGRIDRRGRMLWSLPKGHIELGETAEQTAIREVAEETGVQGSVLAALGSIDYWFVTEGRRVHKTVHHYLMRFLGGELSDEDVEVTEVAWVPFKELPSRLAYADERRLAEVAGELIDRLHADGPAALPPLPRTAPRRRAQTHSHTRNRRPDERAQPQPGRRTNGCGQGP from the coding sequence GTGTCGGACGGCGAACAGGCCAAACCACGACGGCGCCGCAGGCGGCGTCGTGGTCGTCGTGCTGCCGGCCCACCCGACGCCATCTCCCCCGCCGCCGACATCACCCCGGTGCGCCACAACAACACCGGCCTGCCCCAGGGGCAACAGCAGCCCAACGGGCAACGCAAAGCGCAGAAGTCGCGGCCGCGGCGGCCGCCGGACCGGCTGCGCACCGTGCACGAGACCTCGGCCGGTGGCCTGGTCATCGACGGCATCGACGGGCCGAAGGAGCTACAGGTCGCCGCGCTGATCGGGCGCATCGACCGGCGGGGCCGGATGCTGTGGTCCCTGCCCAAGGGCCACATCGAGCTCGGCGAAACCGCCGAACAGACCGCGATCCGTGAGGTCGCCGAGGAAACCGGCGTCCAGGGCAGCGTGCTGGCCGCCCTGGGCAGCATCGACTACTGGTTCGTCACCGAGGGCCGCCGCGTGCACAAGACGGTGCACCACTATTTGATGCGGTTCCTCGGCGGCGAACTGTCCGACGAGGACGTCGAGGTCACCGAGGTGGCGTGGGTGCCGTTCAAGGAGCTGCCGTCGCGGCTGGCCTACGCCGACGAACGCCGACTGGCCGAGGTGGCCGGGGAGTTGATCGACCGGCTGCACGCCGACGGGCCCGCCGCGCTGCCGCCGCTGCCGCGCACGGCTCCGCGACGACGCGCCCAGACGCACTCGCATACCCGCAACCGTCGCCCCGACGAGCGTGCCCAACCTCAACCCGGCCGGCGGACGAACGGCTGCGGACAGGGGCCGTGA
- a CDS encoding CCA tRNA nucleotidyltransferase, protein MPESASDAELLATAQVALNRHRELLADIGKVFADAGHELYLVGGSVRDALLGDVRGDLDFTTDARPEQMQKFLRPWADALWDTGIEFGTLGVGKHGYRLEITTFRADTYDQVSRNPEVRFGDCLEDDLVRRDFTVNAMAVRITADGPADFHDPLGGLAALRAKTLDTPSAPEISFGDDPLRMLRAARFVSQLQFTVAPRVMQALVEMAPQLGRITAERVAAELDKLLLGADPVVGIDLMVQTGLGDVVLPEVGAMRMAIDEHHQHKDVYWHSLTVLRQAIALEDGEPDLVLRWAALLHDIGKPATRKLEPGGGVSFHHHEVVGAKMVRKRMRALKYSKQMIDDVSQLVYLHLRFHGYGGGRWTDSAVRRYVTDAGHLLPRLHKLVRADCTTRNKRRAARLQANYDDLEARIAELAEKEDLARVRPDLDGNEIMEILGIPPGPEVGEAWRHLKELRLDRGPLSREEAVDELWKWWNARQ, encoded by the coding sequence GTGCCCGAATCAGCTTCCGACGCCGAACTCCTTGCCACCGCGCAGGTTGCGCTGAACCGCCACCGCGAGCTGCTCGCCGACATCGGCAAGGTGTTTGCTGACGCCGGACACGAGCTCTACCTCGTCGGCGGCAGCGTGCGCGACGCGTTGCTGGGCGACGTCCGCGGCGATCTGGACTTCACCACCGACGCGCGCCCCGAGCAGATGCAGAAGTTCCTGCGGCCGTGGGCCGACGCACTGTGGGACACCGGCATCGAGTTCGGCACCCTCGGCGTCGGCAAGCACGGGTACCGGCTGGAGATCACCACGTTTCGCGCCGACACCTACGACCAGGTGTCGCGCAATCCGGAGGTGCGCTTCGGCGACTGCCTCGAGGACGATCTGGTGCGCCGGGACTTCACCGTCAACGCGATGGCGGTGCGGATCACCGCCGACGGCCCGGCCGATTTCCACGACCCGCTCGGCGGGCTGGCGGCGCTGCGCGCCAAGACTCTGGACACCCCGTCCGCGCCGGAGATCTCGTTCGGCGACGACCCGCTGCGGATGTTGCGGGCGGCGCGGTTCGTCTCCCAGCTGCAGTTCACCGTCGCGCCGCGGGTGATGCAGGCGCTGGTGGAGATGGCGCCGCAGCTGGGCCGGATCACCGCCGAGCGGGTGGCCGCCGAACTGGACAAGCTGCTGCTCGGCGCCGACCCGGTCGTCGGCATCGACCTGATGGTGCAGACCGGGCTCGGCGACGTGGTGCTGCCGGAGGTCGGGGCGATGCGGATGGCCATTGACGAACACCACCAGCACAAGGACGTCTACTGGCATTCGCTGACCGTGTTGCGGCAGGCGATCGCGCTGGAGGACGGCGAACCCGACCTGGTGCTGCGGTGGGCGGCGCTGCTGCACGACATCGGCAAGCCGGCCACCCGCAAGCTGGAACCCGGCGGCGGGGTGAGCTTTCACCACCACGAGGTCGTCGGCGCGAAGATGGTGCGCAAACGCATGCGGGCGCTGAAGTACTCCAAGCAGATGATCGACGACGTGTCCCAGCTGGTGTATCTGCATCTGCGGTTTCACGGCTACGGCGGCGGCCGGTGGACCGACTCTGCGGTGCGCCGCTACGTCACCGACGCCGGGCATCTGCTGCCGCGGCTGCACAAGCTGGTGCGGGCGGACTGCACCACCCGCAACAAGCGTCGCGCCGCGCGGTTGCAGGCCAACTACGACGACCTCGAGGCGCGGATCGCCGAGCTGGCCGAGAAGGAGGATCTGGCCAGGGTGCGGCCCGACCTCGACGGCAACGAGATCATGGAGATCCTCGGGATTCCGCCGGGCCCGGAGGTCGGCGAGGCGTGGCGCCATCTCAAGGAGCTGCGGCTGGACCGCGGCCCGCTGTCGCGCGAGGAGGCCGTCGACGAGTTGTGGAAGTGGTGGAACGCCAGGCAGTAG
- a CDS encoding pullulanase, translating to MDYCLGDGDGSATIWSGPPDVDVDGDGAFDAVGLDFDGDGLLDDAMADLDGDGLAEHLVVDRDGDAAYFTDDGSGTWAVAVDRGLRWFRLDGVEQFGGPMVDLDGDGRLDDRLVDVDGDGLADRALGSEDAYVDADGDGRWDVKLSDTDGDGKADGADEL from the coding sequence ATGGACTACTGCCTTGGCGACGGGGACGGGTCGGCGACGATCTGGAGCGGGCCACCGGATGTCGACGTGGACGGCGACGGGGCGTTCGACGCGGTCGGATTGGACTTCGATGGGGACGGGTTGCTCGACGACGCGATGGCCGACCTCGACGGTGACGGGCTGGCCGAGCACCTCGTGGTGGACCGCGACGGTGACGCGGCGTACTTCACCGATGACGGCTCCGGTACCTGGGCGGTCGCGGTGGACCGGGGCCTGCGGTGGTTCCGCCTCGACGGGGTTGAGCAGTTCGGCGGGCCGATGGTCGACCTCGACGGCGACGGCCGGCTCGACGACCGGCTGGTGGATGTCGACGGTGACGGGTTGGCCGACCGTGCGCTGGGTTCGGAAGACGCCTACGTCGACGCCGACGGCGACGGCCGCTGGGATGTCAAGCTCAGCGACACCGACGGGGACGGCAAGGCCGACGGCGCCGACGAGCTGTAG
- a CDS encoding TIGR03084 family metal-binding protein: MSGAAPIVADLRAESDELDALVADLTPEQWATATPAPGWTVAHQIAHLLWTDRLALTAVTDEDGFAAVLEEAAKNPTGFVDAGAEELAATPPDQLLRDWRDTRTRLHAELLAVADDRKLPWFGPPMSAASMATARLMETWAHGLDVADALGVRRPPTARLRSIAHIGVRTRDFAFTINGLAPPTDPFRVELRAPDGSTWTWGPEDAAQRVTGSAEDFCLLVTQRRPRPELDVTATGDDAATWLGIAQAFAGPPGPGRG; encoded by the coding sequence ATGTCCGGTGCCGCGCCGATAGTGGCCGACCTGCGTGCCGAGAGCGACGAGCTCGACGCGCTGGTCGCCGATCTCACACCGGAGCAGTGGGCGACGGCCACGCCCGCGCCGGGCTGGACCGTCGCCCATCAGATCGCCCACCTGCTGTGGACCGACCGGCTGGCGCTGACCGCGGTCACCGACGAAGACGGGTTCGCGGCAGTGCTGGAGGAAGCCGCCAAGAACCCGACCGGCTTCGTCGATGCGGGCGCCGAGGAGCTGGCCGCCACGCCGCCGGATCAACTGCTGCGCGATTGGCGCGACACCCGCACCCGGTTGCACGCCGAGCTGTTGGCGGTGGCCGACGACCGCAAGCTGCCGTGGTTCGGTCCGCCGATGAGCGCCGCGTCGATGGCGACCGCGCGCCTGATGGAGACCTGGGCGCACGGCCTCGACGTCGCCGACGCGCTCGGGGTGCGGCGCCCACCGACCGCGCGGTTGCGTTCGATCGCGCACATCGGCGTGCGCACCCGCGATTTCGCGTTCACGATCAACGGGCTCGCGCCGCCGACGGATCCGTTCCGGGTGGAGTTGCGCGCGCCCGACGGGTCGACGTGGACGTGGGGCCCCGAGGACGCGGCGCAACGGGTCACGGGGTCGGCCGAGGATTTCTGTCTGCTGGTCACCCAGCGACGGCCCCGCCCCGAATTGGACGTCACCGCCACCGGCGACGACGCGGCAACCTGGCTGGGCATCGCGCAGGCGTTCGCCGGCCCGCCCGGCCCGGGCCGCGGATGA